The Candidatus Tanganyikabacteria bacterium genome has a segment encoding these proteins:
- a CDS encoding UvrD-helicase domain-containing protein has protein sequence MTREWTPEQRRAIEVDGMTVLVSAAAGSGKTAVLVERIVSRIVRERDPYGVDDVLVVTFTEAAAAQMRQRIGEALEEALGDRPGDAHLARQLALLPRAPISTLHAFCKRVLRRFFSRSGLDPGFVVITEHEALLLAEDVLDDLLERHYAGGSAGFGDLVDRYGGARGDRELRQFILRLFAQARAMPFPRRWLAEAAAAFGDPGDLSRWLGPLREFARSDARAAS, from the coding sequence TTGACCAGGGAGTGGACGCCCGAGCAACGCCGCGCCATCGAGGTGGACGGTATGACGGTGCTGGTGAGCGCCGCGGCCGGTTCGGGAAAGACCGCGGTGCTGGTCGAACGAATAGTCTCGCGCATCGTGCGCGAGCGCGATCCCTACGGCGTCGACGACGTCCTGGTCGTCACCTTCACCGAGGCCGCCGCCGCCCAGATGCGGCAGCGCATCGGCGAGGCCCTGGAGGAGGCTCTGGGCGATCGGCCCGGGGACGCCCACCTGGCGCGGCAACTGGCCCTCCTCCCGCGCGCCCCGATTTCCACGCTGCACGCGTTCTGCAAGCGGGTCCTGCGCCGGTTCTTCAGCCGCAGCGGGCTGGATCCCGGCTTCGTGGTCATCACCGAGCACGAGGCGCTCCTGCTGGCCGAAGACGTGCTCGACGACCTGCTCGAGCGCCACTACGCCGGCGGATCGGCGGGGTTCGGCGACCTGGTGGATCGTTACGGCGGCGCGCGGGGCGATCGCGAGTTGCGGCAGTTCATCCTGCGCCTGTTCGCGCAGGCCCGTGCCATGCCCTTTCCCCGGCGCTGGCTGGCCGAGGCCGCCGCCGCGTTCGGCGATCCGGGCGACCTGTCGCGCTGGCTGGGTCCGCTCCGGGAGTTCGCGCGGTCGGATGCCCGCGCCGCGTCG